A portion of the Mesobacillus sp. AQ2 genome contains these proteins:
- a CDS encoding ABC transporter ATP-binding protein, whose protein sequence is MSNYSIHNEAPLLEVKNLETAFNIDGEYYNAVDKVSFAVKPRQIVGVVGESGCGKSVMSLSVMQLLPKGVGKIRGGEIVFEGVHLEKMSEKEMNKIRGRDISMIFQEPMTSMNPVFTIGFQLQEVLFNHTKISKAEARQKSVALLKSVGISRPEKIVDEYPHQLSGGMRQRVMIAMAIANQPKLLIADEPTTALDVTVQAQILDLLKSIQEVNDMSVIMITHDLGVVAEMCDEVIVMYAGRIVERADVDTLFYNPKHPYTELMMGAIPKMDEDKEELSSIKGIVPSLKNMPATGCRFANRCPKAMPECTSITPQLGEVEQGHEVACILYEASMPKEGVKA, encoded by the coding sequence ATGAGCAACTATTCAATACATAACGAAGCACCTTTGCTAGAGGTCAAGAACCTTGAAACAGCATTTAATATTGATGGTGAGTATTATAACGCTGTAGATAAGGTAAGTTTTGCTGTCAAACCAAGACAGATTGTCGGGGTTGTTGGCGAATCAGGGTGCGGGAAATCGGTAATGAGTCTTTCGGTCATGCAGCTTCTTCCAAAAGGAGTTGGCAAAATCCGCGGCGGCGAAATTGTGTTTGAAGGCGTTCATCTTGAAAAGATGTCAGAAAAAGAAATGAATAAAATCCGCGGCCGTGATATTTCGATGATCTTCCAGGAACCAATGACTTCGATGAATCCAGTTTTCACGATAGGATTCCAGCTGCAGGAAGTCCTGTTCAACCATACAAAAATTTCGAAAGCAGAAGCAAGGCAGAAGAGTGTAGCATTATTGAAGAGCGTCGGCATTTCACGCCCGGAAAAGATTGTTGATGAGTATCCGCATCAATTGTCCGGCGGTATGAGACAAAGGGTCATGATCGCCATGGCGATTGCCAACCAGCCTAAGCTTTTGATTGCGGACGAGCCTACTACGGCATTGGATGTAACTGTCCAGGCGCAGATTCTTGACTTGCTCAAAAGCATCCAGGAAGTAAATGATATGTCCGTTATTATGATCACACACGATCTTGGCGTCGTCGCAGAAATGTGTGATGAGGTTATCGTTATGTATGCGGGCAGGATCGTTGAACGTGCAGATGTTGACACACTGTTCTATAACCCTAAGCATCCATACACTGAACTGATGATGGGCGCTATTCCAAAAATGGATGAGGATAAAGAAGAATTAAGCTCAATCAAGGGAATTGTCCCATCACTTAAGAATATGCCTGCAACCGGTTGCCGTTTTGCAAACCGCTGTCCAAAAGCAATGCCAGAGTGTACAAGCATCACTCCACAGCTTGGAGAGGTTGAACAAGGTCATGAAGTGGCGTGCATTCTATATGAAGCAAGTATGCCAAAAGAAGGAGTCAAGGCATAA
- a CDS encoding ABC transporter permease, translating to MLSYIIRRILMAIPLLLGITIVSFAIMKLAPGDPASLMMDPTISPEDKARFMERYGLNDPIHIQYLKWLGAMLQGDFGTSLIRKGVPVIEMIMNRMPNTILLMVVSTLLALLISIPFGVISATRPYSKLDYSVTITSFLGVATPNFFLGLILIMVFAVQNNWFPTGGVATLNAPFSLWDRIHHLIMPAFVLAAADMAGLTRYTRSSMMEVIKQDYMRTARAKGFKENKVIYKHGLRNGLIPVITIFGLMIPSFIGGAVIVEKIFTWPGIGLLFVDSAFQRDYPVIMGLTVISAVFVVIGNLIADILYAIFDPRIEY from the coding sequence ATGCTATCTTATATCATTCGCCGAATACTGATGGCCATTCCTTTGCTGCTGGGCATTACGATTGTCTCTTTTGCCATCATGAAGCTGGCCCCCGGGGATCCTGCCAGCTTGATGATGGATCCGACCATCAGCCCTGAGGACAAGGCCAGGTTCATGGAAAGATACGGTCTTAATGACCCTATTCATATCCAGTATTTGAAATGGCTGGGAGCCATGCTTCAAGGTGACTTTGGTACTTCACTGATCCGCAAAGGTGTTCCTGTCATAGAAATGATCATGAACAGGATGCCGAATACCATTTTATTAATGGTCGTTTCGACATTGCTGGCATTGTTGATTTCAATTCCATTTGGAGTCATATCGGCAACCAGACCGTATTCAAAGCTCGACTATTCAGTGACCATTACATCATTCCTCGGCGTCGCAACACCAAACTTTTTCCTCGGCTTGATCCTGATCATGGTTTTTGCCGTCCAGAATAATTGGTTCCCGACAGGAGGGGTCGCAACCCTGAATGCTCCTTTCAGTCTATGGGACAGGATCCACCACTTAATCATGCCAGCATTTGTTTTAGCCGCTGCCGATATGGCAGGGCTGACACGTTATACCAGGTCTAGCATGATGGAAGTGATCAAGCAGGATTATATGAGGACTGCGAGAGCAAAGGGCTTCAAGGAAAACAAAGTCATCTACAAACACGGGCTTCGAAATGGCCTGATCCCAGTCATCACCATTTTTGGGCTGATGATTCCTTCCTTCATTGGGGGAGCTGTCATTGTTGAAAAAATCTTTACCTGGCCAGGGATTGGCTTGTTATTCGTGGATTCTGCATTCCAGCGGGATTACCCGGTGATTATGGGGCTCACCGTCATCTCGGCAGTGTTTGTCGTCATTGGGAATTTGATCGCCGATATCCTGTACGCAATTTTTGATCCAAGGATCGAGTATTAA
- a CDS encoding DUF2268 domain-containing protein: METDFNRPQVICEQLLAFFEGDADAKKVYSYLKNFGMYKPERRSKKIFEELKSEKFWSATEKIFRKYQRKWKGPDIPIFIFPMDVSNSRLMKEGKGKSGLSFIDKMFIFLTPLEDEKELEALFVHEYHHVCRMRAQKKSPADYTLLDSIILEGLAEHAVATYCGEEYTGDWSRRYSTKTLAGFWDEEIKKKLSLTRNDREHDQILFGLGSKPRLLGYAMGYEIVKQYKQLGNFTEKASFYSPANEFTKLLKF; this comes from the coding sequence TTGGAAACAGATTTCAACAGGCCTCAGGTTATATGTGAACAACTGCTTGCTTTTTTTGAAGGTGATGCTGATGCGAAAAAAGTATACAGTTATTTAAAGAACTTTGGCATGTACAAGCCGGAGCGAAGGAGCAAAAAGATTTTTGAGGAACTAAAATCAGAAAAATTCTGGTCAGCAACTGAAAAGATTTTTCGTAAATACCAACGGAAATGGAAAGGTCCAGATATTCCGATTTTCATTTTTCCCATGGATGTCTCCAATTCAAGGCTGATGAAAGAAGGCAAAGGGAAGTCTGGCTTGTCTTTTATTGATAAAATGTTTATTTTCCTGACTCCGTTGGAAGACGAAAAAGAACTTGAAGCATTATTTGTTCATGAATATCATCACGTATGCAGGATGCGGGCACAAAAGAAAAGTCCTGCTGATTATACCCTGCTTGATTCAATCATTTTGGAAGGGCTGGCAGAGCATGCGGTCGCCACTTATTGCGGTGAGGAATATACAGGCGATTGGAGCAGGCGATATTCGACAAAAACATTAGCGGGATTTTGGGACGAAGAGATTAAAAAAAAGCTGTCACTTACCCGAAATGACCGTGAACATGATCAAATTTTATTCGGGTTGGGGAGCAAACCAAGGCTCCTCGGTTATGCCATGGGCTATGAAATTGTAAAACAATATAAGCAACTCGGAAATTTTACTGAAAAAGCATCCTTCTATTCTCCTGCAAATGAATTTACAAAGTTGCTAAAATTTTAA
- the opp4C gene encoding oligopeptide ABC transporter permease, which yields MHGVNTSHDTMLGIIVRKFMKNKLAIFGGIFLIAIITAALLAPVIAPFSPSKQNLLLKLQAPNSEHWLGTDRFGRDVFSRLLFGARISLLVGFASVLGSITIGTFLGAVAGYVGGIVDAMIMRFVDIILSIPSIFLLITLVTIFKPGVDKLILIFALLGWTTTARLVRGEFLSLRSREFVLASKTIGTKTPSIIFSHILPNAMGPIIVSATLSVGYVILAESGLSYLGLGIQPPHASWGNMLQDAQNFTILLKSWWYPLAPGLMILLTVICFNFVGDGLRDALDPKINE from the coding sequence ATGCACGGTGTCAACACCTCGCATGATACAATGCTTGGGATCATTGTCAGGAAGTTCATGAAAAACAAGCTAGCCATTTTCGGCGGCATTTTCCTGATCGCCATCATAACTGCTGCACTGTTAGCGCCAGTGATCGCCCCGTTTTCACCTTCCAAACAAAACCTGCTGCTAAAACTGCAGGCGCCGAACAGTGAGCACTGGCTTGGGACAGACAGGTTTGGCAGGGATGTTTTTTCAAGACTATTATTTGGAGCCAGGATCTCTTTATTGGTCGGTTTCGCCTCAGTGCTTGGATCGATTACAATCGGAACCTTCCTTGGAGCAGTAGCAGGCTATGTAGGCGGGATTGTTGATGCGATGATCATGAGATTCGTCGATATCATCCTTTCGATTCCATCCATATTCTTATTGATTACATTGGTCACGATCTTCAAGCCGGGAGTAGATAAGCTGATTCTGATCTTCGCGCTATTAGGGTGGACAACTACCGCTCGATTGGTAAGAGGTGAATTCCTTTCGTTAAGGTCGAGAGAGTTTGTACTTGCATCCAAAACAATTGGAACAAAAACGCCTTCAATCATTTTCTCCCATATCCTGCCGAATGCCATGGGACCAATCATCGTCTCGGCCACATTGTCAGTAGGTTATGTTATCCTGGCCGAATCGGGATTGAGCTATTTGGGCCTGGGCATTCAGCCGCCGCATGCAAGCTGGGGGAATATGCTCCAGGACGCACAGAACTTCACAATCCTCTTAAAATCATGGTGGTACCCGCTTGCACCGGGATTAATGATTCTTCTCACTGTCATTTGCTTCAACTTTGTCGGGGATGGACTGAGGGATGCGTTAGATCCGAAGATTAATGAATAG
- a CDS encoding peptide-binding protein, with amino-acid sequence MKLRKASWLLISLTLILSIFLTACTGNSAEDPKETPGDDGKKEEEASGPQQGGDLIIGSTGAPTVFNPLYSTDTSSSDIEGFIYDSLVSSDTEFNPTMSMAESIDISDDGLTFTAKLKKGIKWHDGEEFTADDVVFTFSIPKNPDYNGERGSAFESMESVKKIDDYTVEFKLSKKDASFYPVSLSYYILPEHILKDVPVAELGEHEFNTKSPIGTGPFKFVEWKDGEYVKVEAFDDYFKGRPYLDTLTYKIVPDMDAMIAQIQAGDIHFAAGVPGTDIETVKSFPGVKVESGLALSYTYLGYNQKNDLFKDKKVRQAITHAIDREAIVNSVMNGDGKVADVPESPLSFAYNDDVPKFGYDVEKAKSLLAEAGWKDTDGDGILDKDGKKFSFTVKTNQGNKVREDIVVVLQEQLKEVGIEAKPEIVEWSAFIEQISAPNWNYDALVLGWSLSTFPDQYDIFHSSQMKEGLNFVWYSNPEADKLMEEAKQILDQDEYKAAYAEIYKMLAEDQPYTFLYYPNVHRVMPANLEGYVFHAKDDFYEISKWWLKK; translated from the coding sequence GTGAAATTAAGAAAAGCTTCATGGTTATTAATCAGTCTTACCCTGATCCTGTCGATTTTCCTGACTGCATGTACAGGAAATTCAGCTGAGGATCCTAAAGAAACTCCTGGAGATGATGGCAAGAAAGAAGAGGAAGCTTCAGGACCGCAGCAGGGCGGGGATTTGATCATTGGTTCCACTGGTGCGCCTACCGTTTTCAACCCACTTTATTCAACTGATACATCCAGTTCGGACATTGAAGGTTTCATTTATGACAGCCTGGTGTCATCGGATACTGAATTCAATCCGACTATGAGCATGGCAGAGTCGATCGATATCTCTGACGATGGCCTGACCTTTACAGCGAAATTGAAAAAGGGCATCAAATGGCACGACGGAGAAGAGTTCACTGCTGATGATGTAGTGTTCACGTTCAGCATCCCGAAAAACCCGGATTATAACGGCGAGCGCGGATCAGCTTTCGAATCAATGGAATCTGTCAAAAAAATTGATGATTATACGGTCGAGTTCAAACTGAGCAAGAAAGATGCTTCTTTCTATCCGGTTTCACTGAGCTACTATATCCTGCCAGAACACATCCTGAAAGATGTACCGGTTGCCGAACTTGGTGAGCATGAATTCAATACGAAAAGTCCAATTGGTACTGGTCCATTCAAATTCGTTGAATGGAAAGACGGAGAGTATGTAAAGGTTGAAGCCTTCGATGACTACTTCAAAGGCCGTCCATACCTTGATACGCTCACCTATAAAATCGTTCCTGATATGGATGCCATGATCGCGCAAATCCAGGCTGGAGATATTCATTTTGCAGCTGGTGTTCCTGGAACTGATATTGAAACAGTCAAGTCATTCCCTGGTGTGAAGGTTGAGTCAGGCCTTGCTCTTTCCTACACATATCTGGGATACAACCAGAAGAATGATCTGTTCAAAGATAAAAAAGTCCGACAGGCAATTACACACGCAATCGACAGGGAAGCAATCGTAAATTCTGTCATGAACGGTGACGGTAAAGTCGCTGATGTTCCAGAGAGCCCACTTTCATTTGCATACAATGACGATGTTCCGAAATTTGGATATGACGTCGAGAAAGCAAAATCATTACTAGCCGAAGCTGGCTGGAAGGACACAGATGGTGATGGAATCCTCGATAAGGACGGCAAGAAATTCTCTTTCACGGTAAAAACAAACCAGGGTAACAAAGTAAGGGAAGATATTGTCGTGGTTCTACAAGAGCAGCTGAAGGAAGTCGGAATCGAAGCCAAGCCGGAAATTGTTGAATGGAGCGCATTCATCGAGCAAATTTCTGCGCCAAACTGGAATTACGACGCACTTGTACTTGGATGGAGTCTGTCAACATTCCCGGATCAGTATGATATTTTCCACTCTAGCCAGATGAAAGAAGGCTTGAACTTCGTCTGGTACTCAAACCCTGAGGCAGATAAGCTGATGGAAGAAGCGAAGCAAATCCTTGACCAGGATGAGTACAAAGCAGCGTATGCCGAAATTTATAAGATGCTGGCAGAAGACCAGCCATACACATTCCTGTACTATCCAAATGTACACAGGGTCATGCCTGCGAATCTGGAAGGCTATGTATTCCACGCGAAGGATGATTTTTATGAAATCTCCAAGTGGTGGCTGAAAAAATAG
- a CDS encoding dipeptide ABC transporter ATP-binding protein, with the protein MSNTTIVEKENLLEIKNLKTYYPVKGGFFRRTIGNVKAVDNVSFEIKKGETLGLVGESGCGKSTTGRTIIRLLNATEGEILFEGKDITKLRGKTLQAIRQDIQMVFQDPYASLNPMQMVGDIVSEPIRNFKNVSMKDLKDEVMDLLNKVGLPEDAYYKYAHEFSGGQRQRIGIARALALRPKLIIADEPVSALDVSVQSQVLNLLKELQKEFDLTFLFIAHDLSVVKHMSDRIGVMYLGNMVEIADRNSMYAEPLHPYTQALISAIPMPDPRRKKERIVLEGDVPSPLNPPTGCPFHPRCPAAMAECSQVKPALKEVKPGHRVACHLY; encoded by the coding sequence ATGAGCAATACAACTATAGTAGAAAAAGAGAATTTGCTGGAAATTAAGAATCTTAAAACCTACTATCCTGTAAAAGGCGGTTTCTTCAGACGTACAATCGGCAACGTCAAGGCAGTCGATAATGTATCATTCGAAATCAAGAAGGGTGAAACACTTGGACTCGTTGGAGAATCAGGCTGCGGCAAATCAACAACAGGAAGGACAATCATCCGCCTGTTGAATGCTACAGAAGGAGAAATCCTTTTTGAAGGAAAGGATATCACCAAACTGAGAGGCAAAACTCTCCAGGCAATCCGCCAGGACATCCAAATGGTTTTCCAAGATCCATATGCTTCGCTGAATCCGATGCAAATGGTGGGCGACATCGTTTCCGAACCAATCAGGAACTTCAAGAATGTCAGCATGAAGGACTTGAAGGATGAGGTAATGGATTTATTGAACAAAGTAGGTCTTCCTGAAGATGCTTATTATAAATACGCCCACGAATTTTCCGGCGGACAAAGACAAAGGATCGGCATTGCCAGAGCGCTTGCGTTAAGACCGAAACTCATCATTGCGGATGAGCCGGTATCAGCCCTGGACGTTTCTGTACAATCCCAGGTTCTCAATCTTTTGAAAGAACTTCAGAAGGAATTTGATCTTACTTTCTTATTTATCGCTCATGACCTTAGTGTCGTTAAACATATGAGTGACCGGATCGGCGTAATGTATCTCGGCAATATGGTTGAAATTGCTGACCGCAACAGCATGTATGCTGAGCCGCTCCACCCATATACACAGGCTTTGATCTCAGCCATTCCAATGCCAGACCCGCGTAGGAAAAAAGAAAGGATCGTCCTTGAGGGGGATGTGCCAAGTCCACTGAACCCGCCCACAGGATGTCCATTCCATCCGCGCTGCCCGGCTGCGATGGCAGAGTGTTCCCAAGTGAAGCCAGCTTTAAAGGAGGTGAAGCCAGGACACCGAGTTGCTTGCCACCTTTACTAG
- a CDS encoding beta-ketoacyl-ACP synthase III, giving the protein MNAGIIGVGRYLPENIVTNLDLEKKMDTSDEWIRTRTGIEERRIANDDMDTSHLAYRAAAEAIKNAGISAEELDLILVATVTPDQPFPTVSCMLQEQLGAKKAAAMDLSAACAGFMYGMVTGKQFIEAGTYKYVLIVGVEKLSKITDWNDRNTAVLFGDGAGAVVMGPVSDGKGVLSFELGSDGTGGKYLYQDDYIVMNGREVFKFAVRQMGESSINVLEKAGLSKEDVDFLIPHQANIRIMESARQRLELPIEKMSKTVHKYGNTSAASIPISLFEELEAGKIKDGDVVVMVGFGGGLTWGAIAMRWGR; this is encoded by the coding sequence ATGAATGCAGGGATAATTGGGGTTGGGCGGTACTTGCCTGAAAATATAGTAACGAACCTTGATCTGGAAAAGAAAATGGACACTTCGGATGAGTGGATCCGCACAAGGACGGGGATTGAAGAAAGAAGAATTGCAAATGATGATATGGATACATCACATTTAGCCTATCGTGCTGCAGCAGAAGCCATCAAAAATGCTGGTATTTCTGCTGAAGAACTAGACTTGATCCTGGTAGCTACAGTTACGCCGGATCAGCCTTTCCCAACGGTGTCATGCATGCTCCAGGAACAGCTTGGTGCGAAAAAGGCTGCAGCAATGGACTTGAGTGCCGCATGCGCCGGATTCATGTATGGGATGGTAACCGGAAAGCAGTTTATCGAAGCAGGTACGTATAAGTACGTGTTAATAGTTGGTGTGGAGAAACTATCCAAGATCACTGACTGGAATGATCGGAATACAGCTGTACTTTTTGGTGATGGTGCCGGTGCTGTAGTGATGGGGCCAGTGTCAGACGGTAAAGGAGTACTTTCGTTTGAATTGGGTTCTGACGGAACCGGCGGAAAGTATCTGTATCAGGACGACTATATTGTGATGAACGGCCGGGAAGTTTTCAAGTTTGCGGTAAGGCAAATGGGTGAGAGCAGCATCAATGTACTTGAAAAAGCCGGCCTTTCAAAAGAAGATGTAGATTTCCTGATTCCCCACCAGGCAAATATCAGGATCATGGAGTCTGCACGCCAGCGTCTTGAGCTTCCTATTGAAAAAATGTCAAAAACAGTCCATAAGTACGGAAATACATCTGCCGCTTCAATCCCGATTTCGCTTTTTGAAGAACTAGAAGCTGGAAAAATCAAGGATGGCGATGTAGTCGTAATGGTAGGCTTTGGCGGGGGATTGACCTGGGGCGCGATTGCCATGCGATGGGGTAGATAA
- the fabF gene encoding beta-ketoacyl-ACP synthase II encodes MEKRRVVVTGIGAVTPLGNDAETTWKNIVEGVSGIGPVTRLNADDFPAKVAAEVKEFNVENFIDRKDARKMDRFTHYAVAASLMAVKDAELEITDENAPRVGVWIGSGIGGMETFEQQHETFMNRGYRRVSPFFVPMMIPDMATGQVSITLGARGFNSCTVTACATGTNSIGDAFKVIQRGDADVMVTGGAEAPITKMSFAGFCANTALSTNHDPEKASRPFDKNRDGFVMGEGAGIVVLEELEHALARGAKIYAEIVGYGATGDAHHITAPAPEGEGGARAMKMALDDAGLAPEEVGYINAHGTSTEYNDKYETMAIKTVFGEQAYKLAVSSTKSMTGHLLGAAGGIEAIFTVLALKEGILPPTINLENPDPECDLDYVPNEARSQQVNAAISNSLGFGGHNATIAFRKYEA; translated from the coding sequence ATGGAGAAACGCAGAGTCGTAGTTACTGGAATCGGGGCTGTCACGCCCCTCGGCAATGATGCAGAAACTACCTGGAAAAATATTGTGGAAGGTGTATCGGGAATCGGCCCGGTCACAAGGCTAAATGCCGATGATTTTCCGGCAAAGGTCGCAGCAGAAGTAAAAGAATTCAATGTTGAAAACTTTATAGACCGGAAAGATGCCAGGAAAATGGATCGCTTCACACATTATGCTGTTGCCGCATCCCTGATGGCTGTAAAAGATGCCGAGCTGGAAATTACCGATGAGAATGCGCCGCGAGTTGGTGTATGGATCGGATCGGGAATCGGCGGGATGGAGACATTCGAGCAGCAACATGAAACATTCATGAATAGAGGGTACCGCAGGGTCAGCCCCTTCTTCGTGCCAATGATGATTCCTGACATGGCAACAGGACAGGTATCGATCACTCTTGGTGCAAGAGGCTTTAACTCATGTACAGTGACAGCGTGTGCGACGGGGACAAACTCAATCGGTGATGCTTTTAAGGTCATCCAGCGCGGTGATGCTGATGTTATGGTAACAGGCGGGGCAGAAGCACCAATAACAAAAATGTCTTTTGCAGGATTCTGTGCAAATACTGCCTTATCGACCAATCATGACCCAGAGAAAGCAAGCAGACCATTCGATAAAAACCGTGATGGCTTCGTGATGGGTGAAGGCGCTGGAATTGTCGTTCTTGAGGAATTAGAACACGCATTGGCCCGCGGAGCAAAAATCTATGCCGAAATCGTCGGCTATGGCGCAACTGGAGACGCACACCATATCACCGCACCCGCTCCAGAAGGTGAAGGCGGGGCAAGAGCGATGAAAATGGCCCTTGATGATGCAGGGCTTGCACCAGAAGAAGTTGGTTATATCAATGCACATGGAACAAGCACCGAGTATAACGATAAATATGAAACAATGGCGATCAAGACAGTCTTTGGCGAACAGGCATACAAGCTGGCAGTCAGTTCAACAAAATCGATGACAGGCCACTTGCTTGGAGCAGCAGGAGGAATTGAGGCAATCTTCACCGTACTTGCATTGAAAGAAGGAATTTTGCCTCCAACAATCAATCTTGAAAATCCAGATCCTGAATGTGATCTTGATTATGTTCCAAACGAAGCACGCAGCCAGCAAGTAAACGCAGCAATCAGCAATTCGCTCGGTTTTGGCGGCCATAATGCGACAATTGCTTTCAGAAAATACGAAGCTTAA
- a CDS encoding ABC transporter ATP-binding protein — protein sequence MTALLELKNLKTYFKRKKTVIPAVDGVDLVINKGETVALVGESGSGKSITSLSIMRLIPSPPGEIVDGQIHFDGRDLVMATEDEMCKIRGNDISMIFQEPMTSLNPVLTIGEQITEVLTYHQGLNQAMAKQKAIEMLELVGFSRAKEIINDYPHRLSGGMRQRVMIAMAMSCNPKLLIADEPTTALDVTIQAQILDLMKDLSTKFDTSILIITHDLGVVSEVADRVVVMYAGQVVEQAIVEDLFENPLHPYTEGLMGSIPSVDEDHARLVSIEGNVPSPENLPKGCRFAPRCPRAFDRCFSEMPSLVRKYSTRSVRCFLHESKEVEK from the coding sequence GTGACAGCCTTATTGGAGCTAAAGAACCTAAAAACCTATTTTAAAAGAAAAAAGACAGTGATTCCTGCTGTGGACGGAGTGGACCTTGTCATCAATAAAGGGGAAACTGTCGCTTTGGTGGGAGAATCGGGATCCGGCAAAAGCATTACATCTCTATCAATCATGCGATTGATTCCTAGCCCGCCCGGGGAAATTGTGGACGGGCAGATCCATTTTGATGGGCGGGACCTTGTGATGGCCACAGAGGACGAAATGTGCAAAATCCGAGGCAATGACATTTCGATGATTTTTCAGGAACCGATGACTTCACTGAATCCTGTGCTTACCATCGGTGAACAAATAACAGAAGTCCTGACATACCATCAGGGATTGAATCAGGCAATGGCGAAGCAAAAAGCCATCGAGATGCTGGAACTCGTTGGATTTTCACGGGCGAAGGAAATTATCAATGATTATCCCCACCGGCTTTCGGGAGGAATGCGCCAGCGGGTGATGATTGCGATGGCCATGAGCTGCAACCCAAAGCTTTTGATTGCGGATGAGCCAACTACAGCTTTGGACGTGACAATCCAGGCGCAGATCCTGGATCTGATGAAGGATTTGAGCACAAAATTCGATACCTCGATCCTGATCATTACCCATGATCTTGGAGTGGTTTCCGAAGTCGCAGACCGGGTTGTCGTCATGTACGCGGGCCAGGTTGTGGAGCAAGCAATCGTGGAGGACCTGTTTGAAAATCCACTGCATCCATACACTGAGGGCCTGATGGGTTCCATCCCGTCGGTAGACGAGGACCACGCCCGGCTTGTGTCAATAGAAGGAAATGTACCTTCACCCGAGAATCTGCCAAAAGGCTGCCGTTTTGCTCCTCGATGCCCACGTGCCTTTGACCGCTGTTTCAGTGAAATGCCAAGTCTTGTGAGGAAATATAGCACACGGTCTGTAAGGTGCTTTTTACATGAAAGCAAGGAGGTGGAGAAATGA
- a CDS encoding dipeptide ABC transporter ATP-binding protein, which produces MIAAKESLENKSKQDSSETLLELQDLKKHFPIKAGLLQKTVGHIKAVDGINLKVNKGETLGIVGESGCGKSTVGRTIIRLYEPTNGKIIFNGKDISHLSESDLRRDVRKNIQMIFQDPFASLNPRKTLRSIIREPLDTHQLYKSKERDIHVESLLEKVGLNASFINRYPHEFSGGQRQRIGIARTLALNPELIIADEAVSALDVSIQAQIINLMEDLQEEFGLTYIFISHDLSVVRHISDRVGVMYLGKMMELAAKKDLYSEPLHPYTQALLSAVPVPRKKGVMKRERIILKGELPSPSNPPKGCVFHTRCPAAFDLCRQVDPEFKEVRNNHFVACHLYT; this is translated from the coding sequence ATGATTGCAGCCAAGGAATCACTGGAAAACAAATCAAAACAAGATAGCTCCGAAACCTTGCTTGAATTACAAGATTTGAAAAAGCACTTTCCTATTAAAGCAGGACTATTGCAAAAGACAGTTGGTCATATAAAAGCGGTTGACGGAATAAATTTGAAGGTGAATAAAGGAGAGACTCTTGGAATTGTAGGAGAATCAGGCTGTGGCAAATCTACTGTCGGCAGGACGATTATACGGCTCTATGAACCTACCAATGGAAAAATCATTTTCAACGGCAAGGATATCTCCCATCTTTCGGAGAGTGACCTGAGAAGGGATGTACGCAAAAATATACAAATGATCTTCCAGGATCCATTCGCTTCGCTTAATCCGAGAAAAACATTGAGATCAATCATCAGGGAGCCTCTTGATACCCATCAATTGTATAAGAGCAAAGAGAGGGACATTCATGTTGAGAGCTTATTGGAAAAGGTAGGACTAAATGCTTCGTTTATCAATCGTTATCCCCATGAATTTTCCGGGGGGCAGCGCCAGAGAATTGGAATAGCCCGAACACTGGCATTGAACCCGGAATTGATTATAGCCGATGAAGCTGTTTCTGCCCTGGATGTTTCCATTCAAGCACAAATCATTAATCTGATGGAAGACCTTCAGGAGGAATTTGGGCTTACTTATATTTTTATCTCCCATGACCTAAGTGTTGTCAGACATATTAGTGACAGGGTTGGTGTCATGTATCTAGGAAAAATGATGGAACTCGCTGCAAAAAAAGACCTGTATTCAGAACCGCTGCATCCATATACACAGGCACTCTTGTCAGCTGTTCCGGTTCCTAGAAAGAAAGGTGTCATGAAGCGAGAGCGCATCATCTTGAAAGGCGAGCTTCCGAGTCCATCGAATCCGCCCAAAGGGTGTGTATTCCATACAAGGTGTCCAGCTGCATTTGACCTTTGCAGACAAGTGGATCCTGAATTCAAAGAAGTCAGGAACAACCATTTTGTTGCCTGCCATCTATATACATAG